The genomic interval GGTGCAGGGTCTGGGGCGGATGGGGGTGGCGGTGTCGTCGATGGTCCCCGCACCCGTGCCCTTCAGGAGGGTGTCGAGGGGGATGGTGACCGCGATCTGGGGTGGTCTGCCGCCGCGGACGGGTGCGGTGGAGGCGGCGGCGAGCAGGCCGAGCGCTTCGGCGAACGCGTCCCCGCGGCGCTGTTCGATGGGGCGTGTGTCGGGTTCTGGGCCTTTCTTGGGTTCGGCGAGGGGTTCGATGATCTTGCGGAGCAGTTCCATCTCCCACACCGGCAGCGTGATCCGCACCGACTCCGACTGCGCGATCCCGTTCGGGACGTAGCGAAGGGAGCGTTTCTGTTCGGCCTTGCGGTCCTTACGCTCCAGCTCCTCTCCCAGCAGCCGCTCGGCCTCTTCGGGCGCGATCCGTTCCAGCAGAGACTCGCCCAGCCTTCGCAGCTCGTCGGGGTTGTGGGTCCGGGCCGCCTCGATCAGGAACTCCTCACCCCGGTCCCGTTCATCGGCACCGACGTATCCGGGGAGTTTCTTGATCGCTTCGGCGATCACACCGGCCTGCCGGGCCGACACCACCCCCGCCGCAAGAGCCTCACCGGTCAGCCGGGCCTCCTTGTCCAGGACCCGGGCCAGCCCCACGGCAGCGGATGCTTCGCTTTGTGCGTACCGCTGTGCGGTGCGCAGGTAGACCGTGGCGTTCGGCGAGCCGGTCAGCTTCCCGATGTCACAGGCTTCGCCCTGGCGGACCAGGGCCAACTCCAGTGCTTCGAAGCGGGCCTTCTTCGCCCTCGCCCTGGCGAGCACCAACCCGCACTCCTCCGCAGTCAAAGAGCCCTTCGGGACCACCCACGCCTCATCCAGGAACGGGTCCACCGAGTCGAGCGCAGCCAGGATCCGATCGGCGGCACCGCCACCGGTCCAGGCACCCCACTCACTCGAAGACACGATCGAATGCTATCGGCCACCACCGACAACGCTTCTTCGTTCGCTCACGAGAACCCCTTACAGCCAACGTGATTCTGCGCACCGGCGCGGAGGCCCGA from Actinopolymorpha sp. NPDC004070 carries:
- a CDS encoding DUF222 domain-containing protein, which produces MSSSEWGAWTGGGAADRILAALDSVDPFLDEAWVVPKGSLTAEECGLVLARARAKKARFEALELALVRQGEACDIGKLTGSPNATVYLRTAQRYAQSEASAAVGLARVLDKEARLTGEALAAGVVSARQAGVIAEAIKKLPGYVGADERDRGEEFLIEAARTHNPDELRRLGESLLERIAPEEAERLLGEELERKDRKAEQKRSLRYVPNGIAQSESVRITLPVWEMELLRKIIEPLAEPKKGPEPDTRPIEQRRGDAFAEALGLLAAASTAPVRGGRPPQIAVTIPLDTLLKGTGAGTIDDTATPIRPRPCTCPCTDPKYGTPKTNETRTAKSAAKNPGHAGEPTQREAAGQDEGPGGQAGKPKRPSPDTGSLGDGIPPPRTPGQSPQPNIDPHDGCPKCGGGGSARYLGTDGTPISAATVR